The Halichoerus grypus chromosome 15, mHalGry1.hap1.1, whole genome shotgun sequence genome includes a window with the following:
- the STRN4 gene encoding striatin-4 isoform X3: MQQAQVAFLQGERKGQENLKTDLVRRIKMLEYALKQERAKYHKLKFGTDLNPGEKKSEPAEQVSNGPVESVTLENSPLVWKEGRQLLRQYLEEVGYTDTILDMRSKRVRSLLGRSLELNGAVEPSEGGPRATPGPGGLSGGESLLVKQIEEQIKRNAAGKDSKERLSGSVLEQIPFLQNCEDEDSDEDDELDSVQHKKQRVKLPPKALVPEMEDEDEEDDSEDAINEFDFLGSGEEGEGSPDPRRCTGEGTHHELESRRVKLQGILADLRDVDGLPPKVTGPPPGTPQPRPHEGSFGFSSDVFIMDTIGGGEVSLGDLADLTVTNDNDLSCDLSDSKDAFKKTWNPKFTLRSHYDGVRSLAFHHSQSALLTASEDGTLKLWNLQKAVTAKKNAALDVEPIHAFRAHRGPVLAVAVGSNSECCYSGGADARIHSWKIPDLNMDPYDGYDPSVLSHVLEGHGDAVWGLAFSPASQRLASCSADGTIRIWDPSSSPACLCTFLTASDHGIPTSVAFTSTEPAHIVASFRSGDTVLYDLEAGSALLSLESRGSSGPTQINQVVSHPNQPLTITAHDDRGIRFLDSRTGKSVHSMVAHLDAVTCLAVDPNGVFLMSGSHDCSLRLWSLDNKTCVQEITAHRKKHEEAIHAVACHPSKALIASAGADALAKVFV; this comes from the exons ATGCAGCAA GCTCAGGTGGCTTTCCtccagggagaaaggaaagggcaaGAGAATCTCAAGACAGACCTGGTGCGGCGGATCAAGATGTTGGAATATGCACTGAAGCAGGAAAG GGCCAAATACCATAAATTGAAGTTTGGGACGGACCTGAACCCAGGGGAGAAGAAATCAGAACCAGCAGAACAAG TCTCCAATGGCCCTGTGGAGTCGGTCACCCTGGAGAACAGCCCGCTGGTGTGGAAGGAGGGGCGGCAGCTTCTCCGGCA GTACCTGGAAGAGGTGGGCTACACGGACACCATCCTGGACATGCGGTCCAAACGCGTGCGCTCCCTCCTGGGCCGCTCGTTGGAGCTCAACGGGGCCGTGGAGCCCAGCGAAGGGGGCCCCAGGGCCACGCCaggccctggggggctcagcGGCGGTGAGTCGCTGCTGGTGAAACAGATCGAAGAGCAGATCAAGAG GAACGCGGCAGGCAAAGACAGCAaagagcgcctgagtggctcggtgCTGGAGCAGATCCCCTTCCTGCAGAACTGTGAGGACGAGGACAGCGACGAGGATGATGAGCTGGACAGCGTGCAGCACAAGAAGCAGCGCGTGAAG CTGCCCCCCAAGGCCCTGGTGCCCGAGATGGAGGATGAGGACGAGGAGGATGACTCTGAGGATGCCATCAATGAGTTCGATTTCTTGGGctcaggagaggagggggagggctcCCCGGACCCTCGACGATGCACTGGAGAGGGGACCCACCATGAGCTGG AAAGCCGGCGGGTCAAACTCCAGGGCATTTTGGCCGACCTCCGGGATGTGGACGGGCTGCCCCCTAAAGTGACTGGTCCCCCTCCTGGCACACCCCAGCCCCGGCCACATGAAG GTTCCTTTGGCTTCTCCTCAGACGTTTTCATCATGGACACTATCGGGGGCGGGGAGGTGAGCCTGGGGGACTTGGCAGATCTCACCGTCACCAACGACAACGACCTCAGCTGTGAT ctctctgaCAGCAAAGATGCCTTTAAGAAGACGTGGAACCCCAAATTCACTCTCCGCTCACACTACGACGGCGTGCGCTCCCTGGCTTTCCACCACAGCCAGTCTGCCTTGCTCACCGCCTCTGAGGACGGCACGCTCAAGCTCTGGAACCTGCAGAAGGCTGTCACAGCCAAGAA gaATGCTGCGCTAGATGTGGAACCTATCCACGCCTTCCGGGCTCACAG GGGCCCCGTGTTGGCAGTAGCCGTGGGCAGCAACAGCGAATGCTGTTACAGCGGCGGGGCTGACGCCCGCATCCACAGCTGGAAGATTCCAGACCTCAACATGGACCCCTACGACGGTTATG ACCCGAGCGTGCTGAGCCATGTCCTGGAGGGCCATGGGGACGCTGTATGGGGCCTGGCCTTCAGCCCCGCCTCCCAGCGCCTGGCCTCCTGCTCGGCCGATGGCACCATCCGTATCTGGGACCCCAGCAGCAGCCCAGCCTGCCTCTGTACCTTCCTCACAGCCAGCG aTCATGGGATCCCCACCTCAGTGGCCTTCACCAGCACCGAGCCTGCCCACATTGTGGCCTCCTTCCGGTCCGGCGACACTGTCTTGTATGACCTGGAGGCTGGCAGCGCTCTCCTCTCGCTGGAATCCCGGGGGAGCAGCG GCCCAACCCAGATCAACCAGGTGGTGAGTCACCCGAACCAGCCCCTCACCATCACCGCCCACGACGACAGAGGCATCCGCTTCCTGGACAGCCGGACAG GGAAATCTGTGCACTCCATGGTAGCTCACCTGGACGCGGTCACCTGCCTCGCCGTGGACCCCAACGGCGTGTTCCTGATGTCGGGAA GCCACGACTGTTCCCTGCGTCTGTGGAGCCTGGACAACAAAACGTGCGTGCAGGAGATCACGGCCCACCGCAAGAAGCACGAGGAGGCTATCCACGCTGTCGCGTGCCACCCCAGCAAGGCCCTCATTGCCAGCGCTGGTGCCGACGCCCTGGCCAAGGTCTTCGTATGA